One window of the Seriola aureovittata isolate HTS-2021-v1 ecotype China chromosome 22, ASM2101889v1, whole genome shotgun sequence genome contains the following:
- the tbk1 gene encoding serine/threonine-protein kinase TBK1 isoform X1 encodes MQSTTNYLWLISDLLGQGATANVYRGRHKKTGDLYAVKVFNNLSFLRPLDVQMREFEVLKKLNHKNIVKLFAVEEESNTRHKVLVMEYCPCGSLYTVLEESSNAYGLPEDEFLIVLHDVVAGMNHLREYGIVHRDIKPGNIMRVIGEDGCSVYKLTDFGAARELEDDEQFVSLYGTEEYLHPDMYERAVLRKDHQKKYGATVDLWSIGVTFYHAATGSLPFRPFEGPRRNKEVMYKIITEKPSGTISGHQKCENGKIEWSTEMPVSCSLSKGLQSLLTPVLANILEADQEKCWGFDQFFAETNDILHRTVVYVFSLQQATLHHVYIHEYNTAALFQELLSRRTSIPLHNQELLYEGRRLVLDPNRQAKTFPKTSRDNPIMLVSRESVATVGLIFEDPSPPKVQPRYDLDLDASYAKTFAGDVGHLWKTSESLLVYQELVRKGVRGLIELMKEDYSEIQHKKSEVFHLCNYCTQILEKTEQLFEVLMQGNVLSTEYDEISDMHKKVRRISSSLEPIERTTQDVKSKFLPGGLLTDGWTQQVGTHPKDRNVEKIKVLLDAITAIYQQFKKDKAERRLPYNEEQIHKFDKQKLVLHASKARSLFTEECAMKYRLFISKSEEWMRKVHHVRKQLLSLSSQLISIEKEVTMLMERAIKLQEQLPQKVLPLVSSGMKPQAYLSQNTLVEMTLGMKKLKEEMEGVVKELAENNHFLERFGTLTLDGGLRG; translated from the exons ATGCAGAGCACCACCAACTACCTGTGGCTCATCTCAGACCTGCTGGGTCAGGGGGCGACGGCCAACGTTTACAGAGGACGACACAAG aAAACAGGAGACCTGTACGCCGTCAAAGTCTTTAACAACCTGAGTTTTCTGCGGCCGCTCGACGTCCAGATGAGAGAGTTCGAGGTTCTGAAGAAACTGAACCACAAGAACATCGTCAAACTCTTCGCTGTGGAGGAAGAG tccAACACCCGTCATAAGGTCCTGGTGATGGAGTACTGTCCCTGTGGAAGTCTCTACACCGTCTTGGAGGAGTCGTCCAACGCCTACGGACTCCCGGAGGACGAGTTCCTCATCGTTCTTCACGATGTGG TGGCAGGTATGAACCACCTGAGGGAGTACGGGATCGTCCACCGGGACATTAAACCAGGAAACATCATGAGGGTGATCGGAGAGGACGGCTGCTCCGTCTACAAGCTGACGGACTTCGGAGCCGCCAGAGAGCTGGAGGACGACGAGCAGTTCGTGTCTCTGTACGGGACAGAGGAGTATCTG CACCCCGACATGTACGAGCGCGCCGTGCTGAGGAAAGACCACCAGAAGAAATACGGCGCCACGGTGGATCTGTGGAGCATCGGCGTCACGTTTTACCACGCCGCCACCGGCAGCCTCCCGTTCAGACCGTTCGAGGGGCCGCGCAGGAACAAGGAAGTCAT gTATAAAATCATCACAGAGAAACCGTCAGGGACGATCTCCGGTCACCAGAAGTGTGAGAACGGGAAGATCGAGTGGAGCACAGAGATGCCGGTGTCCTGCAGTCTGTCCAA GGGTCTCCAGAGTCTCCTGACTCCGGTCCTCGCCAACATCCTGGAGGCGGATCAGGAGAAGTGTTGGGGCTTCGACCAGTTCTTCGCCGAGACCAACGACATCCTGCACAGGACGGTGGTGTACGTCTTCAGCCTGCAGCAGGCCACGCTGCACCACGTCTACATCCACGAGTACAACAC GGCGGCGCTGTTCCAGGAGCTGCTGTCCCGCAGGACCAGCATCCCCCTGCACAACCAGGAGCTGCTGTACGAGGGCCGCCGCCTCGTCCTGGACCCCAACCGCCAGGCCAAGACCTTCCCCAAGACCTCCAGAGACAATCCCATCATGCTCGTCAGCCGCGAGTCCGTCGCCACCGTGGGACTCATCTTCGAAGACC CCAGTCCTCCTAAAGTTCAGCCTCGCTACGACCTCGACCTGGACGCCAGCTACGCAAAG ACTTTTGCAGGCGACGTCGGACATTTATGGAAAACCTCCGAGTCTCTGCTGGTTTATCAGGAACTGGTACGAAAAGGAGTCCGAGGTTTAAT AGAGCTGATGAAGGAGGACTACAGCGAGATCCAGCACAAGAAGTCAGAGGTTTTCCATCTGTGTAACTACTGCACACAGATCCTGGAGAAAACCGAGCAGCT GTTCGAGGTGCTGATGCAGGGCAACGTGCTGTCGACAGAGTACGACGAGATCTCAGACATGCACAAGAAGGTTCGCAGA ATCTCCAGCTCTCTGGAGCCCATCGAACGAACAACACAAGACGTCAAGAGTAAATTTCTCCCAGGAGGCCTGCTGACCGACGGCTGGACACAACAAGTGGGAACACACCCCAAGGACAGGAa TGTGGAGAAAATCAAAGTGCTGCTGGACGCCATCACAGCCATTTACCAGCAGTTCAAGAAGGACAAAGCAGAGAGAC GTCTGCCGTACAACGAGGAACAGATCCATAAATTTGACAA ACAGAAGTTGGTCCTTCATGCCAGTAAAGCCAGATCTCTGTTCACAGAGGAGTGCGCCATGAAATATCGTCTGTTCATCTCCAAGAGTGAAGAGTGGATGAG gaagGTTCATCACGTGAGgaagcagctgctcagtctGTCCAGTCAGCTGATCAGCATCGAGAAGGAGGTCACCATGCTGATGGAGAGAGCCATCAAG ctgCAGGAACAGCTGCCTCAGAAGGTTCTTCCTCTGGTGTCCAGTGGGATGAAGCCTCAGGCCTACCTGAGCCAGAACACACTGGTGGAGATGACGCTCGG GATGAAGAAGCTgaaggaagagatggagggcGTGGTCAAAGAGCTGGCAGAGAACAACCACTTCttagagag GTTCGGGACGTTGACGCTGGACGGAGGGTTGAGAGGATGA
- the tbk1 gene encoding serine/threonine-protein kinase TBK1 isoform X2 yields the protein MQSTTNYLWLISDLLGQGATANVYRGRHKKTGDLYAVKVFNNLSFLRPLDVQMREFEVLKKLNHKNIVKLFAVEEESNTRHKVLVMEYCPCGSLYTVLEESSNAYGLPEDEFLIVLHDVVAGMNHLREYGIVHRDIKPGNIMRVIGEDGCSVYKLTDFGAARELEDDEQFVSLYGTEEYLHPDMYERAVLRKDHQKKYGATVDLWSIGVTFYHAATGSLPFRPFEGPRRNKEVMYKIITEKPSGTISGHQKCENGKIEWSTEMPVSCSLSKGLQSLLTPVLANILEADQEKCWGFDQFFAETNDILHRTVVYVFSLQQATLHHVYIHEYNTAALFQELLSRRTSIPLHNQELLYEGRRLVLDPNRQAKTFPKTSRDNPIMLVSRESVATVGLIFEDPSPPKVQPRYDLDLDASYAKTFAGDVGHLWKTSESLLVYQELVRKGVRGLIELMKEDYSEIQHKKSEVFHLCNYCTQILEKTEQLFEVLMQGNVLSTEYDEISDMHKKISSSLEPIERTTQDVKSKFLPGGLLTDGWTQQVGTHPKDRNVEKIKVLLDAITAIYQQFKKDKAERRLPYNEEQIHKFDKQKLVLHASKARSLFTEECAMKYRLFISKSEEWMRKVHHVRKQLLSLSSQLISIEKEVTMLMERAIKLQEQLPQKVLPLVSSGMKPQAYLSQNTLVEMTLGMKKLKEEMEGVVKELAENNHFLERFGTLTLDGGLRG from the exons ATGCAGAGCACCACCAACTACCTGTGGCTCATCTCAGACCTGCTGGGTCAGGGGGCGACGGCCAACGTTTACAGAGGACGACACAAG aAAACAGGAGACCTGTACGCCGTCAAAGTCTTTAACAACCTGAGTTTTCTGCGGCCGCTCGACGTCCAGATGAGAGAGTTCGAGGTTCTGAAGAAACTGAACCACAAGAACATCGTCAAACTCTTCGCTGTGGAGGAAGAG tccAACACCCGTCATAAGGTCCTGGTGATGGAGTACTGTCCCTGTGGAAGTCTCTACACCGTCTTGGAGGAGTCGTCCAACGCCTACGGACTCCCGGAGGACGAGTTCCTCATCGTTCTTCACGATGTGG TGGCAGGTATGAACCACCTGAGGGAGTACGGGATCGTCCACCGGGACATTAAACCAGGAAACATCATGAGGGTGATCGGAGAGGACGGCTGCTCCGTCTACAAGCTGACGGACTTCGGAGCCGCCAGAGAGCTGGAGGACGACGAGCAGTTCGTGTCTCTGTACGGGACAGAGGAGTATCTG CACCCCGACATGTACGAGCGCGCCGTGCTGAGGAAAGACCACCAGAAGAAATACGGCGCCACGGTGGATCTGTGGAGCATCGGCGTCACGTTTTACCACGCCGCCACCGGCAGCCTCCCGTTCAGACCGTTCGAGGGGCCGCGCAGGAACAAGGAAGTCAT gTATAAAATCATCACAGAGAAACCGTCAGGGACGATCTCCGGTCACCAGAAGTGTGAGAACGGGAAGATCGAGTGGAGCACAGAGATGCCGGTGTCCTGCAGTCTGTCCAA GGGTCTCCAGAGTCTCCTGACTCCGGTCCTCGCCAACATCCTGGAGGCGGATCAGGAGAAGTGTTGGGGCTTCGACCAGTTCTTCGCCGAGACCAACGACATCCTGCACAGGACGGTGGTGTACGTCTTCAGCCTGCAGCAGGCCACGCTGCACCACGTCTACATCCACGAGTACAACAC GGCGGCGCTGTTCCAGGAGCTGCTGTCCCGCAGGACCAGCATCCCCCTGCACAACCAGGAGCTGCTGTACGAGGGCCGCCGCCTCGTCCTGGACCCCAACCGCCAGGCCAAGACCTTCCCCAAGACCTCCAGAGACAATCCCATCATGCTCGTCAGCCGCGAGTCCGTCGCCACCGTGGGACTCATCTTCGAAGACC CCAGTCCTCCTAAAGTTCAGCCTCGCTACGACCTCGACCTGGACGCCAGCTACGCAAAG ACTTTTGCAGGCGACGTCGGACATTTATGGAAAACCTCCGAGTCTCTGCTGGTTTATCAGGAACTGGTACGAAAAGGAGTCCGAGGTTTAAT AGAGCTGATGAAGGAGGACTACAGCGAGATCCAGCACAAGAAGTCAGAGGTTTTCCATCTGTGTAACTACTGCACACAGATCCTGGAGAAAACCGAGCAGCT GTTCGAGGTGCTGATGCAGGGCAACGTGCTGTCGACAGAGTACGACGAGATCTCAGACATGCACAAGAAG ATCTCCAGCTCTCTGGAGCCCATCGAACGAACAACACAAGACGTCAAGAGTAAATTTCTCCCAGGAGGCCTGCTGACCGACGGCTGGACACAACAAGTGGGAACACACCCCAAGGACAGGAa TGTGGAGAAAATCAAAGTGCTGCTGGACGCCATCACAGCCATTTACCAGCAGTTCAAGAAGGACAAAGCAGAGAGAC GTCTGCCGTACAACGAGGAACAGATCCATAAATTTGACAA ACAGAAGTTGGTCCTTCATGCCAGTAAAGCCAGATCTCTGTTCACAGAGGAGTGCGCCATGAAATATCGTCTGTTCATCTCCAAGAGTGAAGAGTGGATGAG gaagGTTCATCACGTGAGgaagcagctgctcagtctGTCCAGTCAGCTGATCAGCATCGAGAAGGAGGTCACCATGCTGATGGAGAGAGCCATCAAG ctgCAGGAACAGCTGCCTCAGAAGGTTCTTCCTCTGGTGTCCAGTGGGATGAAGCCTCAGGCCTACCTGAGCCAGAACACACTGGTGGAGATGACGCTCGG GATGAAGAAGCTgaaggaagagatggagggcGTGGTCAAAGAGCTGGCAGAGAACAACCACTTCttagagag GTTCGGGACGTTGACGCTGGACGGAGGGTTGAGAGGATGA